A stretch of the Staphylococcus sp. NRL 16/872 genome encodes the following:
- a CDS encoding L-cystine transporter, with protein MGTFFTVINIVIMVAFLIGLFIMAKKHVSFPKRVFTALGVGIVFGIVLHLIYGVNSKVLETTTDWFSIVGDGYVALLQMIVMPLIFISIVSAFSKIQIGDKFAKIGSYIFMFLIGTVAIAAIIGIFYAIVFGLDASSIDLGSAEHARGTEISDKAKDITANTLPQQILELLPSNPFLDFTGQRTTSTIAVVIFAIFVGFAYLRVARKQPDNGSLLKRGIDAIYSLVMSIVTFVLRLTPYGILAIMASTIATSDFAAIWTLGKFMVASYAALITMYIIHLIILTIMGLNPVRYVKKTLEVLIFSFTSRSSAGALPLNIQTQTQRLGVPEGIANFSASFGLSIGQNGCAGIYPAMLAIMVAPVAHVDIDLPFILTLIGVVVISSFGVAGVGGGATFASILVLSTLNLPVALAGVLISIEPIIDMGRTALNVNDSMLAGAGTAKLTGNLDKEKFNSNHYGDLSTQ; from the coding sequence ATGGGGACATTTTTTACAGTTATTAATATTGTTATAATGGTTGCCTTTCTTATTGGCTTATTTATTATGGCGAAAAAACATGTTTCCTTCCCTAAACGTGTATTTACTGCTTTAGGTGTAGGAATTGTGTTTGGTATTGTTTTACATTTAATCTATGGCGTTAACTCAAAAGTACTTGAAACAACAACGGATTGGTTCAGTATTGTGGGTGATGGTTATGTTGCTTTATTACAAATGATTGTTATGCCTTTAATATTTATTTCAATCGTTTCTGCATTTAGTAAGATACAAATTGGTGATAAATTCGCTAAAATTGGTTCTTATATCTTTATGTTTTTAATTGGTACTGTAGCGATTGCAGCTATAATTGGAATCTTTTATGCCATTGTATTCGGCTTAGATGCATCAAGTATTGATTTAGGTAGTGCCGAACATGCACGTGGGACTGAAATTAGCGACAAAGCTAAAGATATAACAGCTAATACTTTACCTCAACAAATACTTGAATTATTACCAAGTAATCCATTCTTAGATTTCACTGGTCAACGAACTACTTCTACAATTGCAGTAGTAATATTTGCGATATTCGTCGGCTTTGCATATTTACGAGTAGCACGTAAACAACCAGACAATGGAAGTTTATTAAAACGTGGTATTGATGCTATTTATTCATTAGTAATGTCAATCGTTACTTTTGTACTACGCTTAACACCGTATGGTATCTTAGCAATTATGGCTTCAACTATTGCTACAAGTGATTTTGCAGCTATTTGGACATTAGGTAAATTCATGGTGGCATCATATGCTGCTTTAATAACAATGTATATTATTCATTTAATTATCTTAACAATTATGGGACTCAATCCAGTTCGCTATGTTAAAAAAACATTGGAAGTGCTTATCTTCTCTTTCACTTCACGATCAAGCGCTGGAGCCTTACCACTTAATATTCAAACACAAACACAACGTTTAGGCGTACCAGAAGGCATAGCTAACTTCTCTGCTTCATTTGGTTTATCTATTGGCCAAAATGGTTGTGCGGGAATTTATCCAGCTATGTTAGCCATCATGGTAGCACCAGTAGCTCACGTTGATATTGATTTACCATTTATTTTGACACTTATTGGTGTTGTCGTAATTAGTTCATTTGGTGTTGCTGGTGTTGGTGGCGGTGCAACATTTGCATCTATTTTAGTACTATCAACACTTAACCTTCCTGTCGCTTTAGCAGGTGTACTTATTTCAATTGAACCAATTATTGATATGGGACGTACTGCTTTAAACGTTAATGATTCAATGTTAGCAGGTGCTGGTACAGCTAAGTTAACTGGTAACCTTGATAAAGAGAAGTTCAATTCAAATCATTACGGAGATTTATCTACACAATAA